A DNA window from Pseudarthrobacter sp. W1I19 contains the following coding sequences:
- a CDS encoding DUF6314 family protein: MDFPPPEFDLRAYLLGPAAAIGGAAPGTGQWSVQRDLLDRATGTRGTFSGVVHFASRDDGGLDLREEGTMHWPTFTGPATREYVLATTPRADTMDVSFPDGRPFHSMSFTPRENLDQHWCDPDTYRVTYTYEGPNSFSYSWDVTGPRKDLLLTSRLVRLQKEEA; encoded by the coding sequence TTGGACTTTCCTCCCCCGGAGTTCGACCTCCGCGCCTACCTGCTGGGCCCCGCCGCGGCCATTGGGGGCGCCGCTCCGGGAACCGGCCAGTGGAGCGTTCAGCGTGACCTGCTGGACCGCGCCACCGGCACCCGCGGAACCTTCTCCGGCGTCGTCCATTTTGCTTCCAGGGACGACGGCGGCCTGGACCTCCGCGAGGAAGGCACCATGCACTGGCCTACTTTCACCGGCCCCGCCACCCGCGAATATGTCCTGGCAACCACCCCGCGCGCAGACACCATGGATGTCTCCTTCCCGGACGGCCGCCCCTTCCACAGCATGAGCTTCACTCCCCGCGAAAATTTGGACCAGCACTGGTGCGATCCCGACACGTACCGCGTCACCTACACCTACGAGGGTCCAAACAGCTTCAGCTACAGCTGGGACGTCACCGGGCCACGGAAGGATCTCCTGCTGACATCACGGCTGGTCCGGCTGCAGAAAGAGGAAGCATGA